The genomic DNA TGTGTGCAAACACAAATACTTGATTAAATTTTGCATTATCACTTAATTCTAATGATAACCAATCAAAATCTGGGTCTTTATTACTTTCCCAAATTATATCATCAAAAAGAACAAACTTGTTATTATTAAATTCAAAAGAGTAATTATAATCACCAAACATTTCTTTATAAATAATACTTCCATTTGAATTATAATCATGGTTTCCGATAACTGTTAAATAAGGTTTTTTAAGGGTACTCATTATGTCATGAAAAATTTCATATTCTTTTAAAAGTGCTTGATCTGCAATATCACCACCAAAGATCACAAATAAAATATCGTCTCTTTTATTAATATCATCAATAACTGTTTTAAGATTATCATAATAATAATGTACATCTGTAATGAAAGCGAATTTAAAATCTTGAGAATCTACTTTTATATTCTCAAGTAATTTTAAATTTTTATCAGTCGTGTTTTTTTGTGCTGATTTAACACTTGCTTCATAAACACTATATTCAAAAAAATTATCACAGGTAGTGAATGTTATTGTAATAGCAGTTAATACTATAATTTTTAAAAATTTCATCAATTTTTTATTTCTATTATATAAGTTAAATAAGTTTTATTTACTGTGTAGACGAGTAAAATATAAAAGCTTACAAAGATATCGAAAAATCAAAATTCATGGTAATTTTAATCTCATCAATCATAAAAAAAAAGTAATAAATACATTATTTACAGTGTTACATATTTTTGATAATCAATAAGGCAAAATCAACTCTAATTATTTATAAAAAGAA from Polaribacter sp. ALD11 includes the following:
- a CDS encoding metallophosphoesterase encodes the protein MKFLKIIVLTAITITFTTCDNFFEYSVYEASVKSAQKNTTDKNLKLLENIKVDSQDFKFAFITDVHYYYDNLKTVIDDINKRDDILFVIFGGDIADQALLKEYEIFHDIMSTLKKPYLTVIGNHDYNSNGSIIYKEMFGDYNYSFEFNNNKFVLFDDIIWESNKDPDFDWLSLELSDNAKFNQVFVFAHIPPSSTDFSDEMRETYKSIMTDNNVSLSVNGHNHSFFYEDGKADGKVSYLTVPALKNPEYGIIDVQGETFNFEIIEL